The DNA sequence ataaattctttttatagttattttttattattttattattattcaaagtgTGGATCCTACTTTTTTTAATTCTCTGTCattccataaaaaaaaaagatctgtAAACTTACATAtttaccatataattcacctaATCAAGTATAATTATTTGTGTAACATTTTAAACAAGGAATGATGGTTGCGGCAAACCATTTCTTGAAGGTTATATTCACATAAGATTCCTCCTAGATATTTTTTAACATCCTTTATGTGATATAATAACAAATCCAGCAAGCACCATAGTAATTATAAAACAAGTAAAAACTATTAAACTAATTCGacaattattaaaaattgaattagtttgataataaaattatttaaaatgagtAATTCATCTGTtggataattttattaaatattttgaataattttattaaattaatttaatctttaataaaaatcaaataaatttatatatttttataataaaaaaaagatatttagtTTATCCTTAATAAAAAACACaggaaatagaagaagaaaaagaagtgacgTCATCCTTTCTTTCTGTTTAGTACTTTAGTTTAGTACTTTGTGCAACCCAAGAATAGATTTCAAAAAAAACTGTTTAGtaatttagttttcttgttatttttactattggtattatattatttatatattaaaattagtcattaatatatttatatataaattaatatatattatttaatttatttttaatataaatttatattttaatatatattttatattaataattaattttgatgattgatttaAATATACATTTAATATAATTACTAATATATAAAGTAAGTAAGGCATATGCTGTGAATATTCTGTAATTCACACTTAACATTCACAAACACTAAAAATTTATTGATTCAATATTCTGCagaatattttatttgaatacaattaaaataaatatatttttaatatatcaaCCAAGAATATATTTATAAACATGAAGTCATCAGCAACTAAAATAATCAAAAGGCTTTATAAcattataatcaatttttttatggcCTATATATGAAGCATGGTGGTGACCTGATGGCGTGCATAGTTAAATTAAAAGTAATGTTAGCTGACAATGAAATCAATTAATTTAGGCTAGTCGTTAGTTAGCTCGTTTATTTAAATAGTTGTCTGAGGATTCTAATTCTATTTTATGTGTAcagtaatttattaattaacgaTAAATCTTTAAATATAATTTGGATTCGTAACGAAGTAAGGATATGATTCATGCTTAGGTCCATGACCATGAATATAACTAACGTACTCATACTCATCATCAATAATCTCATGCATATATGCATCTTAGCTCACAGGCTTAATAATTATGACTGGAATAACATTGAATCTGCTTCGGTTGGTCACTAAACTTCCAATTTATATTACACAAGAAAAGGACAAATATGCATGCAATCCATTAATTGatttatgtatttataatatttttattttttataattttatgaaaaagaaaataataaaaaattgttttaattaaGTATTGATAATAtgatgatttggttttgaataaaCTAGAGGATGACGTTTTTTTTATAGAGCATGTTCTTTATACaatattatatgtttgtttgatcCATTCCAAAgataaatagaattaaaaaaaatattattatttttgtaatgtATCTTTCTTGTTGTCTCTATCATTATTGTTTATTGCATTAGTTTGACAAATTCGTCTGCGGAACTCTATCAGCACAAAGTATTGTAGCAAAATGCTAATACTAGAGACATGAGAGACAAGAGAAAAATAATGTTTATATTGTGGAACATTTAGAATTTCCATTTGGGTACCTGTACTCTTATGGTTTAACTTCTTTGTtacgttatttttctcttttggcacACAttaccattttctttttctttggttgtCACAACGCAAGTTAGAAAAGCATATCCGAGTATTATTTggttaaacatattttttttttattagaaacaaGTATGACAAAAGGTAGTAGAACTAAACATACAAAGTACTATATGTCTATATGACATTCTCACTTCTCAGTATCTCTTTCTGTAAGACAAAATATATCATTATgtatacaaaaataattaataaaaagctAGATTGCTCTCAAGGTTTTTTGGTTTAGGACTGTGACTTCTTGAATTTCAGTGCATCAAAGCGAGCCGCAAGTTCATCGTAATCTGGCAATTTAGGATGGACACGGACACTGCTTTCCTGTTTAAGGAAAGATGAAGGAACAGATGGTGGCGGCCTCTTAGGTGGCAGAGTTGAAGGAGGTTCTTCCACTTCAATCTCTTCATCACAGTCGGATTCATCAAACTTAATATCTGAATGTCGTGCAGAAGTTGGATGGTAGCTGTGCCTCCTATAATCATTTCCACCACCATACATTTCAGTAGGCGATGAATAATCTTCATCTTTCTTCTGTTCAGACCTCGGTAAGCTCCTTGACCTATACATTTTCTcctcaattgttgattgatgaacAATGTTATTTGAGTTATCCAACTTGTTATTGTAAACATATGGTTGAGGAGCTTCATTGTTATGGTCTTTCATAGCCATGTAAGCAGCAACTTCGGCCGCGGCAATTGCTTTCTTAGCTGATTCAGCAGCTGCCTCAGCAGCAGCCTTAGAATCCTCAAAATGCATGTCACCACTGCCTTTTTCACCACTATTAGAAAACATAGCAGAAAATCTTATTAGAAaacaatatgataaaaaaatgatCTTATAAATATAAATGGCAGGATATAGTTCGGTTTTCACCTAGTAATTGGCTTGTTTGATTCAGATGACACATTTGTTGTAGTTATGACTGCTGGAAAGCTGCTTGCACTAACAAAAGTTTTTGGCCCTTCCTATAGACACAAAAAGTAGTCAAATTGGcgatgaaaatttgatttgataaacaTAACTCAGAcaaatgaaaaatcaagagacaGAGCTTATTACTATGAGCTCTTCTGGAGGCTTTAGAAGTTCCTTTTCAGACTCTGCAGTATCCCATTCTACTTGATGCTCTTTAGCTATTTCCTTTAATACTTTCAACTTTAATTCGCCGGGAGGTGTTCGCACTGAGAGCTTGTCGATTAACTAAAAGATACAGCAATTCAAAAGCACAAAGGTCAGTaatgaattaatatatataagttatccGAAGAATACAGATGAATGCAGCAAGTAAAGTTCTACCTGACGATTTACGCCACAGCTAGGTCTAAGATCAGTAGCTGCCGATACGAAATCCTTACCGTATTTCTTCTCAAAGATATTCTTGAGTGAGACAAGTTCCGGAATTTCGGAGCACCTTGGGGCTGCAAATATTAAACTAGCAATTCCTTCTTTCAAATCTGCTGGACAGTCCCTGAAAATAATTCCGAACTGGCATTACGATTTCGACATTCAAGTAGGTTAATACTATtaagaagataataaaaaaaggtACTCATATATATTCTTCACCTTTGCTTTGAAATGATTGAGAGTCTGGAAACTACTAATTCACAGAAGAGCTCAATGAACTCATTTGCAGCCAAAATATTTTGCTCTCTCATCACATGCTCAACCTACAAATTCACAACAACGACATTAGAACCCTAACTTAAATAATGCCATCTGAGAATGCAAAttcaacaagaaacatcaaaactACTTTCATTAATAAGTAATGCAATCCATAAGTGGCAGCTAGATGCTAACTGTTAATAACTGTGTATCGTTGGAAATGAATCAAAACAAAGTATCTAAGCTAGTTACTGTCTAATTATGGATCAAAGCATCTTCAAGATTGAAAAATTTTCACTAAATCTTAAATTTCTCATGGTAAGAGTCACACAATTActgaatataattaatttctctaatcACATAACAATTGCACTAAAACCTAATCgctatctaaaattaaaaaaaaaaacagaggaagcAAGAATTGAATGTACTCTAATGCGAGCAGTGGCATCTTGACCGGAGTGGAGGAGCATGGCAATGTCGCGCCTCATCTGCCTGACGACAACCTCCCGCTTGTTACGGAGGAGCTTGATTCTGGCGACCGCCATCTTGGCCGCCGTCTTGCATTTGGAGGTGTTGAAGCCTAAGCCAAGGAGGGCGAGCGTGAGCTTCATGGCCCTTTTGGCGCGTGAGGCTGCACCTGTTATCCCAGTAGTCGTCATGGTAACTGCTCAAGACTCAATGCGAGCTATGCTTTGGAGGTTTAAGGAGAAGGAAGTGAGCAATGAGAAATGTAACGGTACGCTGAaatagtcttttttatttttttatgcgataaaaatttttaaagatagaAACTTATGTTAAattaataaagagaaaatatgtgaaattgtttgtttgtttttgtggGAAAATGTAGCCGTTATGGGAATACGGAAAGAATGGATTGGATTATTGATGATTGTGTTACTGGCTAGTTTCTATGTAGGATGGAATCCTATGCTGATGCTACCCACCGTGTAAATTTGTGGAATCACTCAATGAGTCTCTATCTATGTGCCACGTTTTCTATTTAGGGATTCGTGAACCTTGTTGATTAAGCTTGAGTTAAGCTCCTTCTAAGATCTAGAAATTATATTGATTTAATCTCTGAGATATTAATGGCTATAATACACCAtgtcttttgtgtatttttttgtcgTTCAAACTCAAAACTTGTGACCTAACTTTTGTTATGTTAGACACAGTCAAATCACGTTATACGTATTTTGATACTAAATAAAGTCTGTAAACATTACATcgcttttttttattaattcatcttctctattaaGCTTTACACACACAAATCTCTTCTATAAATCAAACAAGTAAAAGAGTACGTGATTTGGTactttaaaataatatgaaatttagtcactaaaaaaataatatgaaatttttGTATTCTTTAATTGAGTATTTGTGATGACATTTTGCTTGTTACAAAGTGTTTATAAACAAATGTGGAAGTTGTCAATCTCACAAATATTAAACTGAGACTTAATTCTACTAAGCTTGTACTTCACCATCAAATATGATAATCTATAATTGTTGCTTAGATAAATATTTAtgtgaatgaaaaaaataatttaaaagtaaaatatattagaattgtttaaatagtaaatcaCAAAATTACTTTATAGTAATAATTATTCTCTTTCATTATTTTACAACTATTTATTCTTGTATGtgttaatttaagaatttgattgaaaaaaatatgtatcaataataaattaatttacaaAATGAACAACCAtggaaatttttttagaaaatacatatttttttggcAACGAAAAtgaaataatatttctctttgatatatatatatatatatatatatatatatatatatatattatatgaatataaaagatatttatttaccacgatataaaagatatttaatattaattatatttgggctgagcttgatccaAAATATTTCTTGGGCAGTAACTTAATAGCTGATGATTCTCGACAGGTTAGTACAAAGCCTAAGGCCCAAATATACTATCTATGGAATCCAAATTAACAAACCACGAATTAATCATGTCCATCTAACAATTTATTTGtcagtaacaaactttaaataaaatttagatcaGAAGAcatattaatttttgatctacTGGATAAGAGGATaccatagaaaaaaaataattaaccacAGAATCAAGTTGGGATAGTTTATTAGTTAGTTCACTAGTTCACTTAAATAAATGTCGAAAGTTTGAACTCCGCCTTGTGCACACAGCAACTCATTGACAAATAGCAAATTCTTAAATAAAGCTCTGATTCGCGACGAATCTACTCGACTTGAGGATAccgtataaaacaaaaaaaataaatttaaccacCCACAAATCCTATTTGctttattatttcatatttttatttaataaatacttataacaataacaaatttaaaattagttaagatTATAAGTTATATATCAAATATCTCTAAATTGTCATTGTATACAGTAGATTTTGTGGGGAATACCATGTGTGATacaaagaacaaaaaataaaataataatatatagcaTACTCTTGTACCGTTAAAAAATAAAGATCCATACTGCATCCGGCACCAACTTATTAAATcacatatttataatttttgtatcAGATTCATGTTCTTGCCAGTTAGGCTTTAGACGTAGTTGAAATTATCTGTTTACAGTTAAGAGATGATACACAGTTACACACAATAAATATGATATTCTGCTATCACATTCTGATATTAACTCTCATCACTTTCATTCCAATATGTTTTTGTAAATTATTCAACACGAGTTACCAGACTActgataattattaattgatcaattaataataataataataataataataataataataataataataataataataataataataataataataataataataataataataagtctgTGAACTATGGTTAAGTGACCAGTATCGCTACCTCACCAACTTTGGGTAATGCCCATGACTCATATAAATCATAGTTTTCTACAGCATTTTTATtagagaaaatataaaatagatcTTTAATCATTTTTTGTTTGAAGATATAATAagtctttaattaaaattaaataattataattttttattattaaaagaatGAAACACATAAGAAATCTatgaatatttaattttaatcattaCATATTTTTTGCCAAAATAAAATAGCCAATGACCTATTGCccgtttttctttaatttaatttattatagccCATAAACTTTGTGGCAGGTCAGAATATGACACACTCTGTTATGTGTAGTACATTGTTATTAGTTTAAGACACTTTTACCAAATGTATTATTAAAGATTCATTAGCCAAAATATTCAAGTAAAGTGAAAGGCGCTTTATAAAGTAAAGTGAAAAGCACttgtaaatttctttttcaaattattattattatttggtttaCATACATGGAAAAAAGGGATAGGAAAGATCACAATATTTGAGTGAACAAAACTTTGATTAACAAGCAGAGTGTACAATATCGCTTcatcattaatggcacctaacAACTACATATGTATCTATACATctggaaaaatataataatatgttCAAGCAAACCTCCAAATATGCATAACTATATACTATACAtgcctaaaattaaaaatatattatgctCAAGGAGAAATTATATTAAGAAAAGACACCCTAGTATTAATCAAATGCTTAAACAAGCACTCTAACCCTTCTTCAATCCCTTGAATTCCTAATACCAAAGCTTCAAGGCTTCTATTTGTAGATTGAATCCTCAAACCCACTTCTTCTTTGTTCAAATTCTCCATAATAGTAAGTTCCAAGTTGCAAAGTGATAGATCCACTTTTTCAAGAGCATTAACATTCTCTTGTTGATTGTTGTTGCAAGAAATAAGAACACCCTTATGCACCAATCTTGACACAAATGCCCATTTAGTAGGCTTTGATTTCAAGATTGATGAAGAAAGGAACACAAAAAGTGATTGGAAAATTGAGCTTGTGATCAAACTTGATTCTCTAAGAACTCTTACCAATGCACAAAGATGGTTATCATCAAGAtccaaaggaggaggaggaaatgGCCCATCATCAATTTGCTTCAAAAAAAGCAAACTTTTTGTGCATTCTTTTCTAATGTTTCTTCTAAGGCTCCAATATGAAGAGATGTATCCTTCAATGTCAAGATTTCCAATCTTTCTCCTCCTAAGCGAAGATTGAAGATCTTCAACACTTGATTTCATCAACATGATGAAATCCCTTGTTTTTCCCAATAGATCAAGGAACCTTAAGGGGCAATCCAAGAACTCATTCACCCATTTCTCATCTTTATGTTGACCTAATGCTTGTTGGGTCAATGGCAATTTCAAGAGATCTTCTATGCACTTATACAATTTACCAAGGCCTAATAGACCATAGCAAATTGTTTCAACCTTTgacaaagatgatgatgatgatgatgaatcccATGATTTAAGCTTGTTGAGCTCTTCTTCTACTTGAATTGTGCTTGGATGTGATCTAGTTGGTAAACTAATAGATCTAACACCATATTTGCTAGAATGTTTAAAGGTAGCCATGGTTGCCCTTTTCATGATAAAGGGTAACCAAATTTTGTGATGGACTCAatgctataataataataatcctctTCTATTTATACCTATAGACATCTCAAGTGGGGAAAGGAGAGAAAGCCAAGGGTATCTTTCTGGCAATTGATGCTCATTTAATTTTgatctaaatatatattttttattctttctaaATGTAGGCCGTTTTAATCgtaattcttttaaaatttttctcttaaatatatttattattttcttctttttcagcccttatcattataaatataaaaaaacttcATCATCTTTTGTAGTtgcaaatttttaaactttttttagaTCTCTATATATTGCAACTTTGTACTATTAAATTTAGATGATAAAGACaaaaaattatcaataacaaaaaataaaaggtcaaaatcaattaaaaattggACCAAAATTAaaaccacacacacacacacacatatatattataaaataaaaaataaaaatgttaaaaattaaacatatctaatatttgatatataatttattaaacatGTGACATATGTAGGTATTAGGcagtgtttgtttttttttttttcctgtgaCGTGGGTTATGTTGTCACTTGTCACGTCTTCCACCAGCAATAGAACTATAGAAGCAAGCATCACcccaatatatataaaataaaattgaaatacctcaatttttGTTGTTACATATGGGGAAGGTGTACCTTACAAATTTTTTCCCTCCGTGTTTTATAGAACAAGAAAGGAGACATTTAAAAACACCAATTCCTCTGTCCATGCCTTTGTATCTGTATAACTTCAATGAATCTAAGCAACAATTTATGGTGCCTATGGTTTTTGTTCATGAAGGTCGGTTACCAATTTACCATTTAAGGATTCTGTTCCAATGTTCTCTGCACTTAATCATAATTGATGGATATGAACAAATAATAAttcatgattatatatatatatatatatatatatatatatatatatatatatatatatatatatatatatactgtattCTTTATTAAATCTAATGTAGAGGTTGGTTCAAGAATGaagttaattaatatatatatatagtgaacacaaattattaattttttatattattgcaCGAATAGTATGTAtcatataatttttgtttttagagaattattttttaatattaattgtttTCTTTGAATGAGATCCTTTACAATAGATCTCGCCGTGTGTGAATGAATAAAACCAATTCCTAACCAAATATTCTCTTTTATCTAAACTCCTAaccaatatttttaatataaattgtgTCACACCACAAAAATTTAATATCATGAGTATATCacaattcattctttaaaaataattaagaaagaTAGCTACCAATCTTGAATGGTCCAAAGTCCAAACTCTGCCGGCCTAAAAAATAGATTATAAAAATgaaatttatatatatgattgGTATAATATCTATCATacctattttctatttaattgaaTAGTATTTATGTGGAATAATATTGATAAATTATTTCATCACAAGGGGCGTGGTTATTTTACCAAAGAAAGAAGACTGACACATACATATATATGATTTGTCATATTAATACCATATTATTCTCTGTGTTTCCTAAAGAAATAGCATGACttctaaaatatatatactatatagGGATGCCATATATAAAGCATTATTTAATCAGGAGGCAGGCCTGCTTTGAAACAcatcaaattataattttaaaataattctaGAGAAATTGAAACCTCTATGAGTATATCCATGAACTACTAAGATGCATTATATCAAAGAAAAATGTTGTATGTATATTAATAATcagctattaaattaattattatctatatttatatatgtatgtattaatttatacattttttaattatataattagttatttaaataattaaatttattaaaataattaaatatttttctagtAGTATGATGGAAAAAAATTATAGggacaaaatatatattattaatagaaaaattatttttagtatttatttattttgtttttaataacaATAGCTGCTAGTATATTTATAGGTAATTAGACAATAACTGTCTTATGCCTTGTTGCTAAAAGGttttaatgataattatataattattgacaaaaatatttttagtggttgcaaaaaatatataattgttgttataatatataataataacgacaaatatataattgtcgcaaaaacataaattaagacATATATTATTACCACTAAAAATTTGTCATTAAAAATGAATTAtaatgtatttttatataataattaatagctAATTATAATGtattttgtataataattaatagctatttttttatacaagtaaCTAATAACATGATTATTAAAGATACATATAATACTTTGACTTACTGAACAAAACCTAGGAAGTAGGAACATAAACGCATTTAACttgcaaaacaaattaaataacctAGGAACATACATGAACGCATACATGAACGCATTTAGCATTTGTTGATAAagtatttttcttctttcatttcTTATGGACAGAAATATAAGCCATATGCCCATATATACAATATGCTTTTCTATAAAGAAAAGTAGGAGTGGTACATTGTTGAAATTATACACATGAAAAAAGACATGTGAAGTTCCCATTAATCAAGGAATTCTTTTCTTGCACCGAACGGTGGAACAATATACATAATTAAGCCTTTATCTTTTTGtcatcatatatatttatatttattcatatttaagtttttaaaacCTTTATCTTTCTTGATATTCAAGGTCATGGCATAGTTCAATCATATGTCAACACGTGTAGTTCAGACCATACTCCTTTGCATCACTTTTGATGACTATGTCTTGAAGGCAGAACTATAAATTTGTCATTTTTGCAaccaactaaattaaaaaataaaaataaccaatcCGAGTTGATCGAATAATCAGCTTATTCATTTGTTTGAAAAAGTATCAGaagtttgaattttgttttatatatggaGCAAATATTGATTAAtaacaaattcttaaataaaatttaaatttgcgaTAAATTACTTATTGACTTGTCGAATTAGGAGATAccataaacaattaaaaaataaaaataggtaaACGAATAAATAAAATGAATCCTATTATGATTGATGACTCCTAACAAAATGttcataaataattagaaggtgaACATAAATACAAGATTTGATTAGTTAATGTAAAGCAAAACTAAGGCAACTATTTAAAAAGTTTGGTATACTAATAATCACACATGAATGCACCcttgtaaataaaaaaatgaaaagaaagtatGTCTAAGAAGTGTTAATTTACAATTAATCAAATTACATGACTAATAATTTTAtaaccaatataaaaaataagaaaattaattaatgaatatatatattttttcttttagtgacaaaataaaattgtttatTACAGAGACTAAAAACATGCTAATTACTtagactttttctattttaatagcCACTTTTGAAaagcttaaaatttaaaattaattattagcttGTGCTTATTACCATTGAACATCATGTACTAAATGGTTTTAGAAAATTAGATGTACAATTATGCTACGTGTACTAAAATCAGCCAtaatacatattgaaatataaatatatatcgaagataaattaaattataaacgtatttatacataaatatatattaataattaattttaatagttaattttggtgtaaaaaaatattttattagatgtatatgaaaaaaataataaaattaagtaTATGGCATTTTGAAACCACAACATAGAATATAACAATAAGCTTCTTCTTTGCATTCGATTTCTAACCTTTGAATTATACAAATTTACAAAAAACTAAGGTAAGAAAATTCGATTTCTAACCTTTGAATTATACAAATTTACAAAAAACTAAGGTAAGAAAATTTCAAATCCTCAGCATATCCCTAAAACTTGGATGTCTAATAGGATTTAGAGACAAAATTACATTGCTAACTAATAAGAAAACTCTATTGAGAGATCATATTCAAAAGGGAGGCTCTAGTCTTAATCAAGTTCCTAAATGTGCTATCCAAATTATTATCAAGGCTTTCTAGAACATTCTCCAAAGCCTCCAACTTTTCATGTGCTATATGCATCTTCTCACCATTATTAATCCCTTCAATTAAAAGGGTACTTAGAGATGCTTCCACACATTGCAACTCATTGACATTTTCTGAGTTATCTTCACAAGCTATGACCCCTTTGTGCACAAGTTTTGCCACCATCAACCATTTGGTTGACTTTGACTTTGACTTTGACTTTGACTTTGACATGTTGAAGAAAGACAATAGTAATTGGAACACAAACAAGTTCATTAGTATCACTTCCCTAAGAACCCTAACCACAGCACCAAAGTGGTCACCAAGATTCAAAATTGGTGACACCCCAAATTTGCTATCCATATGCTTCAAATTTGTGATTACCTTCTTggcattcttcttcatcttcttggtgAATAAATTGTACTCAAGCACACTTTTCTCAACACTTGAgtctccttttcttcttcttagaGAAGAATGAAGGGATTGAACATTCTCCTTAATTTGTAGCATAATGTCCCTTGTGATGCCACAAATGTCCAAAACCCTCATTGAACCATCCAAGACCTCTTCAAAATATTTCTCATCACCACCTTGGTTTTGAGAAATCACATGTTGTGTTGATGCCATGTTGAGAAATGCATCCAATGAGAGGTACAAATCTTGAAGCAAGGAAAAGCCAATGGCAATTGACTtagatgttgatgttgatgttgcTTCCCATGTCTTGAGCTTGATGAGTTCTTCATCAACTCTAATAGTGCTTGGATGAGATCTTGATGGCAAACTAATGGAACGAAGTTGATACTTGCTTGCCATGGTTTTTTGTTCCtctcttttgttcttttttttagtttCCCTCTAATATTGTAATGGAAGCTCAACTTTGGTGTGCTATTACCAATCCTTGAGTCTTCTTATTTATATAGGTATTAAACATTATCCATTTCCCATTCAACTCCCACAAGGttaaattaaataacaaataattaaaaaaacagaaattttaaCACTTAAATTTTCACAATTTGCCAACACTAAAAGGAAAATCTTTATTCATTTACACACCAACATATACAATTCTTTTaactatttaataaatttaaaattaataatgccATTTTCCTAAGTGTTCAAATAGTAAATATCATATCTCATCATATAAGtaaagttttttcttttttgaaaaaaaaaaagttagctaTAGCAAAATTAAATATCACCCAATTTAATCTAAGTGGGGAGCATGTGATACCCGCATGGGTCTCCCTACAATTTTGGTTTATTTGTCACATCTTTCCCAACAT is a window from the Arachis hypogaea cultivar Tifrunner chromosome 1, arahy.Tifrunner.gnm2.J5K5, whole genome shotgun sequence genome containing:
- the LOC112797010 gene encoding uncharacterized protein, producing the protein MTTTGITGAASRAKRAMKLTLALLGLGFNTSKCKTAAKMAVARIKLLRNKREVVVRQMRRDIAMLLHSGQDATARIRVEHVMREQNILAANEFIELFCELVVSRLSIISKQRDCPADLKEGIASLIFAAPRCSEIPELVSLKNIFEKKYGKDFVSAATDLRPSCGVNRQLIDKLSVRTPPGELKLKVLKEIAKEHQVEWDTAESEKELLKPPEELIEGPKTFVSASSFPAVITTTNVSSESNKPITSGEKGSGDMHFEDSKAAAEAAAESAKKAIAAAEVAAYMAMKDHNNEAPQPYVYNNKLDNSNNIVHQSTIEEKMYRSRSLPRSEQKKDEDYSSPTEMYGGGNDYRRHSYHPTSARHSDIKFDESDCDEEIEVEEPPSTLPPKRPPPSVPSSFLKQESSVRVHPKLPDYDELAARFDALKFKKSQS
- the LOC112797018 gene encoding uncharacterized protein encodes the protein MKRATMATFKHSSKYGVRSISLPTRSHPSTIQVEEELNKLKSWDSSSSSSSLSKVETICYGLLGLGKLYKCIEDLLKLPLTQQALGQHKDEKWVNEFLDCPLRFLDLLGKTRDFIMLMKSSVEDLQSSLRRRKIGNLDIEGYISSYWSLRRNIRKECTKSLLFLKQIDDGPFPPPPLDLDDNHLCALVRVLRESSLITSSIFQSLFVFLSSSILKSKPTKWAFVSRLVHKGVLISCNNNQQENVNALEKVDLSLCNLELTIMENLNKEEVGLRIQSTNRSLEALVLGIQGIEEGLECLFKHLINTRVSFLNIISP
- the LOC112728133 gene encoding uncharacterized protein gives rise to the protein MASKYQLRSISLPSRSHPSTIRVDEELIKLKTWEATSTSTSKSIAIGFSLLQDLYLSLDAFLNMASTQHVISQNQGGDEKYFEEVLDGSMRVLDICGITRDIMLQIKENVQSLHSSLRRRKGDSSVEKSVLEYNLFTKKMKKNAKKVITNLKHMDSKFGVSPILNLGDHFGAVVRVLREVILMNLFVFQLLLSFFNMSKSKSKSKSKSTKWLMVAKLVHKGVIACEDNSENVNELQCVEASLSTLLIEGINNGEKMHIAHEKLEALENVLESLDNNLDSTFRNLIKTRASLLNMISQ